GACCAATTCCATCTTCGTCGGCAACGTGCTGACGTACGCTGCCAAGGGTATGTCCAAGGACAATTACTTTTTCGGCGTGCGTGCGGTCGATAAGGCCGGAAACAAAAGCCCTGTCGTTTATCCGCGGCCGATGAGGTAAAGGCCCGAAAACGTGTCTGAAATTAAGATTTCACGCAACGCCAACGGTTCATTCCACCGTCGAATTGTGGTATAAATTGAGTTTACGTTTTAATTTGCCGATCCCGCCCGGTGTATTAACAAGGAATAATTAATGAAGAAGTATCTATTGGGTTTATTCGTATTGTCGCTCGCCGTTGCGGGAGTTTTCGTTTCGTACAAAACCACTGCGGAATCGGTCACGGTAATGCCGTCGCCGAACATCGTTATCAGCCAACTCCAACCGGGTACAACGGCAGTACCGAATGACGAGTTTATCGAGCTACACAATATCGGAGCGGCGCCCGTCGATCTCAATGGATACACGCTGGTCTATCGTTCATCGTCGGGCTCGAACGATGTCGGCCCGATGGCGGCGTGGAATCAGTCGACGATCGTTCTGCCGGGACAATATTACCTGGTAGCATCGACGTCCTATACGGGAACAGCGACGCCGGATCTGACGTACAATCCGACGACCTGCTCGTGCTCACTTTCGGCGACCGCGGGCGGTATGGCGATCCGACAGGGTGCGGTCAACTCCGGTGCTGTCATCGACGCGATCGGTTGGGGAGCGGCGAGCAATATCTTTTTTGAAAATACGCGGACTGCCGCCCCGGGCAGCGGTAACAGTCAGGCGAGGCTCAATCAGGGCTGTCAGGACACCGACAACAACGCAAATGATTTTGCCGTTCAGGTGTCTTCCGGTCGTAATATGGCGACACCGCTATTCGCCTGTAGCGGCGGCGGCACGACGCTCTTTGCGGCTCTGACCGCTAATCCGGCGACGGTCATTCCGGGCGGATCGACCCTGTTGACCGTCACGGTCATTCCGGCGACAACGCCGCCGAGTACGGGCATAACCGTGGTCGGTAACCTCACGGCGATCGGCGGATCAGCCACCCAGACGTTTTATGACGACGGCACCAATGGCGACGAGACGTCCGGCGACAACATCTATTCGGTATTCGCATCTATCCCGGTCGATGCGACGGGCGGCGTCAAGGTCGTCACCGCTCTTGCATCGGATGCAGAAGCCCGTACCGTTTCGCTTACCCAAAATATCACCGTCAGTGCACCGCTGCCGGACGAAGATCCGCTCATCTTTGGCAATCCGAGCAACGCAACCGGCAGTATCGCCAACGAGACCAACTATCTGATGCAGAAGCCGCAGTATTCGCTCTCGTATCATCGGACAAACGGTCGTCCGAACTGGGTCGCGTGGCGGCTCGACAGTTCGTGGATCGGGGGAGCATCGCGACAGGACGATTACCGTGCAGATCCCGCATTGCCGGCGGGTTGGTATCAGGTCCAGGACAATGATTATTCGGGGTCCGGTTACGACCGCGGCCATATGTGCCCGTCGGGCGACCGCACGCGTTCGATCGCGGACAATTCGGCGACGTTCCTGATGACCAATTTCGTACCGCAACTCGGTGCCAACAATCAGGGCCCTTGGAATGATTTTGAAAATTATTGCAGAACGCTGGCATCACAGGGCAACGAGATCTACATCATAACCGGGCCGTCGGGGAATATCGGCACGATCGCCGCGGGCCACGTCGTAATTCCGGCCGTCACTTGGAAAGTAGTGCTGGTGCTGCCAAATGGATCCAACGACCTTTCACGCGTATCGCGTGCGACGCGGGCATTTGGCATCATTGTTTCAAATCAGCCGCCGATCACGAGCACCGCGTGGCGCAATTACCGCGTTACGGTCGATCAGGTCGAAAATCTGACGGGATATAATTTCTTTTCAAATATCCCGAAGATCACGCAGGAACTTATTGAACGCAAACGAGATAAGCAGTAATGAAATACAATAGACCGGGCACCGCCCGCATCAATGTGATCCTAGGCGCCGCCATTATTTTGGCTGGCGCCTTTTCCGCATTCGGCCAAAAGGAATTTGCGATCTCGCTGATCCAGGGCGACAAGAATATGTCCGCGTACGAGGGCCAGGTCGTCAAGGCCTCGGGCATCGTGACCGCACGGACACGGACCGGATTTTTCCTGCAGACGCCGGATGACAAGGTCGACTCAAACCCGAATACCTCCGAGGGCATATTTGTCTATACCAAGACTGAGCCCGAAGCAGATGCGGCCATCGGCAGTATGATCGTCGTGTCGGGCAAGGTCGAGGAGTTTCGCCCGCGGACCGAGCCTGCCAGCTTGCCGGTCACCGAACTATCGATGTTGAAGGGCCGCGACCTGATCCAGGTGCTGTCCAAAGCCAATCCGCTGCCCAAGCCGATCGCTCTGACGATCAATGATTTTAAGATCAACTCGATCGACCAGCTCGAAAAGTTTGAGGGAATGCGGGTTTCCGTTGCGGAGATGACCGTCGTCGCCCCGACCGGCGGACGCGTCGACAACAAGACGAACTCGGTCGAATCGAACGGCACCTTTTACGGCATCGTCAAGGGCCTTGCTAAGCCCTTTCGCGAACCCGGATTCGAGCTTTATGATTTTCTGTTTCTGACGGATAAAGAAAAAGCAGATTTTAAGAAAAACTATCCGGCAATAAAGTTCAACGACTCAAATCCGGAACGCTTGCGGGTCGAGACGACGGCCCAAACGGTTACCAAGGAAGCCGATCTCGGTTCCGATGCGAAAGCGATCGGTGTTACGGCTGGTGTTCGGTCATCGGCCCGCCCGATCGAGGTGCCGGCACTGACCGAGCTCAAAAACGTCGTCGGCGTGATGCACTACGGTTACCGAACGTACACGATCCTGACCGACGTCGAGGCTCGCCCGGGCGTCTCGAGCTATATCAAGCAGGTCAATCTGCCGCCGGTCGCCCCGCGTCAGTTCTCGGTCGCAGGGATGAACCTCGAAAACTTTTTTGACGACATCGATGATCCGGGCATAAAAGAGGATATCGTCACCACCGAGTCGTTTAACAAACGGATGAAAAAGATCTCGCTCGGCGTGCGCAATATTATGCAGTCGCCGGACGTGATCGGCGTGACCGAGGCCGAAAACCTCGCCGCCCTCAAGCGTCTGGCCGAAAAGATAAATGCCGACACCGAGGCTGCCGGTAAGCCAAATCCGAAATACGAGGCGTATCTCATCGACGGCAATGACGGCCGCGGGATCGACTCGGGCTTTTTGGTCAAATCGTCGCGGATCACCGTCATCGAGACCAAACAACTCGGCAAAGAAGATAAGTTTGACAACACTAGTACGTCGGATGAGGCATTTCTCAACGATCGTCCGCCGCTGATGCTACGGGCGTCGATGATGGACGACAAGACCAAGCAGCCGTTCGAGTTTACGGCGGTCATCAACCATCTCAAGTCATTTCTCGGTTACAACGACCCGAAACGGATGGATGGTGTCCGTACCAAAAAACGCCTGCAGGCTGAGTTTTTGGCAAAGCTCGTCCAGCAGCGGCAGACCGCCAACCCGCAGGAAAAGATCATCCTGATGGGCGACTTTAACGCGTACCAATTCAATGACGGTATCGTCGATGTCATCGGAACTATCAAGGGCAAGCCCGCGGTGAAAGGTGAGGTGATGAATCCGTCCGAGGATTTCGTCAATCCCGATATGATCGACCTTGTCGATCTGATCAGCGTCGACCAACGATACTCATATCGCTATGACGGCAACGGCCAGGTGCTCGATCACATCTTGATCAGCAACTCGCTCCAAAACTACATAATGGGATTTGGTTACGCCCGTATGAACGCCGATTTTCCGGAAAGTTACCGGATGGACGACACACGTGCCGAGCGATTCTCAGATCACGACGCCGCAGTCGCCTATTTCTCAATAGACGCCGCCACCGTCAAGCCGTGATCGCCGGCGGGCTTGATCAGCACCCACGTCGTCATACAGCGTAGATTCTCAACATTGGTGGTCTTGATCGGCTCCAGAAAGTCGCCGCCGAGGCTCAGGGTGCAGTCCCTGAGCATCTGCTCATCGACAATAAATCGCTCTGTGCCGTCCGGCATCAGATAGCGCCCGTTGGCCGTGGGGACAAGCAGGTCCTCGATCCCGATCGAGGATGCGAGCCGAGCAAAAAATATCCCGCCGGGTTTGAGCTTACTCCACATTTCAGCCAGCATTTGGTCAAATTGGCTGCGATCCTTGGCAAAATGCAAAACCGCGTTGCAGATGATCCGGTCGAAACTCTCATCCGGAAACGGGATCGATTCGAGCGTGGCTTGCCGGAAATTATCAGGCGATAGTGCGGGCGCCAGATCCTTGGCCAGGTTTCGGACGTCGCAAACCGCACCCTCGTTAATATCGACCGCCGAGACGTCAAATCCGTTCCGCATCAGCCACACGACGTTTCGCCCTCCGCCGCAACCCGCGTCGAGGACCTTCATCCCCGGCGTAAATCTACCCTTTTGGATCTGGTCAAAGAGATATATGTCGATGTCGCCAAAGGCTTCTCGGATATTTAGCATCGTGTCGCCCGCTCGTTTATCGAAATTTTATCAGAGAATCAAATGAATTTCGATGCGATCCCGCTAATCACGGTTCCCAAATTACGCCCCTGCCTACTTCTTAATAGATGCCGCAACCGTCTGGCCGTGACGGACTTCAACCGATTTAGGTTTCGGACGCACGGCGTTTCGTCGTGCCTCGCGGATCGTGGGACGCAGTATTTTTGCGTCCCACGATCCGCGAGTTGTGACGATTCTCTTATCTGCTAAAATGCCGAGGTTCACGATGTTCGCCACGTACTGGTTGTGAGTTGTGACGATTCTCTTATCTGCTAAAATAGCCGAGAAACTAAAGAAGACAAGAGACGGTTGTGAGTTGTGACGATTCTCTTATCTGCTAAAATTATTCGGCCTCGGCAAAAAGCTCGGGATGGTTGTGAGTTGTGACGATTCTCTTATCTGCTAAAATTGCCTGGCTGACGAATCCGGCAACTTCACGGTTGTGAGTTGTGACGATTCTCTTATCTGCTAAAATGGCACCACCGACGCCTCCGATGTTTTGTAGTTGTGAGTTGTGACGATTCTCTTATCTGCTAAAATCACGATCATCGAATGGATGGTCGAGCATAAGTTGTGAGTTGTGACGATTCTCTTATCTGCTAAAATTTCGGCAAGGTCCGCCCAACCTAGTGCCCGTTGTGAGTTGTGACGATTCTCTTATCTGCTAAAATGCCCACGCCACGCGGCCCGGCGTCTCTTCGGTTGTGAGTTGTGACGATTCTCTTATCTGCTAAAATCTGAATAATGACGCCGCCGCGATCGGGCGGGTTGTGAGTTGTGACGATTCTCTTATCTGCTAAAATAAATATCGTTTCTGCGTCAAGCACCCGTCCATTCGTTGTGAGTTGTGACGATTCTCTTATCTGCTAAAATTCGAACCAGTCAAGGACTTGAGTGGAACACGGGTTGTGAGTTGTGACGATTCTCTTATCTGCTAAAATCTCGACTGGCAGCAGACGACGATCGACCTGTTGTGAGTTGTGACGATTCTCTTATCTGCTAAAATTTCTAAACTGTTGTGAGTTGTGACGATTCTCTTATCTGCTAAAATCAGTGACCAGGGTTACTAATCAGTAACCAGTTGTGAGTTGTGACGATTCTCTTATCTGCTAAAATACACCGGCCGTAAAGTGTTGGTGAAATTGGGGAAACCGTTGCTGATACTCAGAAAAAACTGAGTTGAAGCGGCGGTTCTTCGGTTTTGCGGGGCATTTTTCCATAAAATGTCTTCATTCGGGCAAACTGCTTTTCGGTAACTCTAAGTATACGGACATTTCCTTTCTCCGGCAACGCCCACGTCACCCGCTTTTCGTGGACATCGGCGTTTTCGTCGCTGGCACAATGTCGACCGTAAACCGAGAATTGCATCATCGTAAACCCGTCCTTGAGCAGAGACTTGCGAAAAATTGCATACCGCTTTCGCGCAAGCTTGGTATCGGTCGGCAGATCAAACATTACAACCATCCACACTGTGTCAAGCCCTCCAAAAAAATTCATAATTGCGGTATCAGCGGCCTTTCCGCTTCGCGGGCAAATACTTGCTTGACCGAGGCGGCAAAGAGGCCGATCGCGATCAGCAGAGGCATTCGGCGCTTGTCAAAAACGCAATCTTCACCGAGTACCCGGAGCAGGTCTGCCTTGACCGCCGTGTCCAACATAAATTTGGGTTCGGAGCCGTCGGGTTCCTTTTGCATCTCTTGCTCTATCTGCCATACGCGGGCGTCGATGAAGGGTCGAAGCGGTTCCATCAGGTCATCGGCAAGCGGCATCGGATTGTATTGATTATTGTGATGTATGCCGAATGCCGGGTGGAGGCCCGTGGCGACGATCGCCCTCGCCATCGACGCCCGCATCACGGCGTAGCCGTAATTAAGCAATTTGTTGGCATCATCCGCCTCGCGGTCACGGCGAAACTCGCTGCCAAACAGTTTTTGCCAATAGAGCCTTGCGGCATATGCCTCGAGATTTTTGGGGTCGCCGCTCGGCACGCGTTTTGAGATCTCGGTCAGAGTCGAGGCGTCCTTTCCTGCCAAGGTTAGCGAACGAGCCTGATTGGCGATCTTTTTAGAGATGACGTCGGCCCACAGACGCTTTTTTTGCGGAGCCGAGAT
This is a stretch of genomic DNA from Chloracidobacterium sp.. It encodes these proteins:
- the cas1 gene encoding type II CRISPR-associated endonuclease Cas1; translation: MIKRTVEISTHGCYVHSRHKQLVIEKDAETLGQVPIEDLGVLIIDSPQVTISSGLIAYLAEANVALIFTDAKHLPASVSVPFSGHSTQSKILRQQVAISAPQKKRLWADVISKKIANQARSLTLAGKDASTLTEISKRVPSGDPKNLEAYAARLYWQKLFGSEFRRDREADDANKLLNYGYAVMRASMARAIVATGLHPAFGIHHNNQYNPMPLADDLMEPLRPFIDARVWQIEQEMQKEPDGSEPKFMLDTAVKADLLRVLGEDCVFDKRRMPLLIAIGLFAASVKQVFAREAERPLIPQL
- a CDS encoding class I SAM-dependent methyltransferase, which produces MLNIREAFGDIDIYLFDQIQKGRFTPGMKVLDAGCGGGRNVVWLMRNGFDVSAVDINEGAVCDVRNLAKDLAPALSPDNFRQATLESIPFPDESFDRIICNAVLHFAKDRSQFDQMLAEMWSKLKPGGIFFARLASSIGIEDLLVPTANGRYLMPDGTERFIVDEQMLRDCTLSLGGDFLEPIKTTNVENLRCMTTWVLIKPAGDHGLTVAASIEK
- the cas2 gene encoding CRISPR-associated endonuclease Cas2 encodes the protein MNFFGGLDTVWMVVMFDLPTDTKLARKRYAIFRKSLLKDGFTMMQFSVYGRHCASDENADVHEKRVTWALPEKGNVRILRVTEKQFARMKTFYGKMPRKTEEPPLQLSFF
- a CDS encoding DNA/RNA non-specific endonuclease, whose product is MKKYLLGLFVLSLAVAGVFVSYKTTAESVTVMPSPNIVISQLQPGTTAVPNDEFIELHNIGAAPVDLNGYTLVYRSSSGSNDVGPMAAWNQSTIVLPGQYYLVASTSYTGTATPDLTYNPTTCSCSLSATAGGMAIRQGAVNSGAVIDAIGWGAASNIFFENTRTAAPGSGNSQARLNQGCQDTDNNANDFAVQVSSGRNMATPLFACSGGGTTLFAALTANPATVIPGGSTLLTVTVIPATTPPSTGITVVGNLTAIGGSATQTFYDDGTNGDETSGDNIYSVFASIPVDATGGVKVVTALASDAEARTVSLTQNITVSAPLPDEDPLIFGNPSNATGSIANETNYLMQKPQYSLSYHRTNGRPNWVAWRLDSSWIGGASRQDDYRADPALPAGWYQVQDNDYSGSGYDRGHMCPSGDRTRSIADNSATFLMTNFVPQLGANNQGPWNDFENYCRTLASQGNEIYIITGPSGNIGTIAAGHVVIPAVTWKVVLVLPNGSNDLSRVSRATRAFGIIVSNQPPITSTAWRNYRVTVDQVENLTGYNFFSNIPKITQELIERKRDKQ